CCAGAGCTAGCACCCTCTCCAGTGCATTCCCACAACTTGAAAATTCACTAAATAAAGGAAATATGATCCCTAATTCCTCGTTTGTctgcagaaagaaagaaaaacgtACAGTGCAAATTATAATTcagatgaaaaaaatcaaatttaaaaatattaaggGTGTACATTGCTGTAAGCCTGTGTATACCTTGTGTAATTGCAACTGTTCTCTTTCTAGACCTTGAAAAATAGATTGACAATGTTGCTGCTCATGGGGGTGAATAGAACCCAAGTTCTCATTCTTCATTCTTTCCAACTGCACAAATATGATAAGCAGCTTAGCCTTTATTTTTTACACGTAAAAATAGTTTTAGGCTTGATCCTCATTACTAATATCAACCATGCTGTCACACTTAAttggagaagaagaaaacttCCGTATACTTTTCTGTTACGTGGGAAACCATCTTGTATGATACTGACTAGGAAAGTAAGATGATGAAAACTGGACTTTATTAAACACAATACATACCTCGTGATGAAGGTTGTCCATGCTAGACATTATACTTTGAGCTTTGGCATGTTCATCAATGAGAGCTAAGTGATGTGCATCGTTTTGCAGTAGGCCCTTCTGGCCAGCACTAGCTTGCCTTGAAATTCCAACCACACTTCTGGACACAACACCGTCCTGTTTAATTGTAGAACTTATGAATTAGGCATCTCACACAGCTACAATATAGAGTTAGAATGAGCGGGTAAGCGTGAAACACAAAAGCTTTTGGTAGAAGTTATTGGAATATCATTTATCTCTTAATTACTCCAAACCTAGATAAAGTGATATTTAAAAATACACAAACCTTATATAAGTTCCAGACAAGATGACTATTAAATAAAGTTACCCGGCTTTGCAAATTAAGGTGGTTAGAGAGCCAGAAATGAAAATGCGAGATTGTTTCATGAAAAAGATATTACCTGCACAGGAACTTGAGAGGCATCTGCCAGTTCTCTGCACGAATCCTCGTCTACAACAGATTTACTGATTCCTTCTTCTTGAAGAATTGTGGAGGATGCAAGACTTTCAAGCCGTTCTTTCACTGAGTTAAGTTCAACTGTGATCTTATATCTTTCCTCATTGCATTCTTGCAACGAAGCTTCAAGTTTTTGCTTTTCCTCTTTACAACATTCAAGGCTAATCAAAGAGCATTCAAGCTCTGCTTGCATTCTATCATAAGCATTGACTTTTTCACGCTTTTCGGCAAGTACTCTTTGTAATTCAGACTCCAAATCCAAAATTTTCACTGACTGTTCTTCATTTCTTTTTATTTGAGAAGCCTCAACTTTTTTCAGATTCTCTACTTCACTGAGAGCATCTTGTAATTTGAACAGCATTTCCTCCCCATGCTTTTTGGAGACGAGAATCTGTTTTCTCATCTCTTGAACCTTAGTTTCACATTGATCTCTCATGAAAACCATTCTCAAGGATTCTTGTGCAACAACTGATTGACCTTCAGCCTCTTTCTTTTCACGAGCCTGGACACACTCAGCCTCAGCCCTATCTTTTAGTTCTTTTAAATGGATGGACAGGTTCTTGAACTCTTCGGTTTTCAAACTCTGCTCAGAAAGCCTTCGAGTAAGCTCCTTTTGCTGGTCCCGCAGCTGCGTCAGCTCATCCTCCAACAACGAAATCTGAAGATGCTGTTCATCCAGTTTACTTTTTATGACTATTATTGTAGTATCAAGTTCTTCTTGGGAGGAAAGCAGAACATTAGCCTCCTCTTGGGAAATCAACAACGCCTGCTTCAGGTGTGCAATCTCAAGTTCATGCCGACTAGTACATTCAACAACATTACTATCTGCTATATCAGCTCTATTCTTGTGATTCTCAAGCTCTTCAGAAATAGCCTTAATCCTATCCAAAAGGGATTTTCTCTCAACTACGGTTGCTTCTAACTCAGACCTCAAGGAACTGAGAGTTGACAGCAGCACAGCATTTTCTTCAACATATTGAGCTTTGCTCGAAATACGGTCATTAACTGTGTTCAGCACAGCAAGATGCTTGATATGAAGCTCCCTGTAGCAACTATCTAGAGTTTCAAGTTGCTGAACCAGCTCCTGCGTTCTGCTTAGGAACTGGCTTCTCGTGTAAACAAGTTCAATATCTGCGGCAAATGCAAACCCATGAAGTGTAGCTAATTGACATTCCAGATCACTGACTCGGGCCTGAAGAGACAAAACATCTGCATCAGCCTTCCGCCCAGACTCCTCACTGAGCAACAAAAGATGACAAACTCTTGACTTCTCATGTTCTATATCTGCTACCAGTTGTTTGAGATGTAGAAGTTCAGATTTGTGCGCATCGAGAGAAAGCAGCTGATCATTTTTCATACTCAACTGGGAGGAAAGATCTGCAACCTTATTCTCTAATTCCACCCTCGAGGTTGTATCTGATAGCAACTCATCACGCATGCACCCCAAATTTTCTTTTGCACTCTTCAGCTGATCTTTCAGCTTAACAGATACCTCATTGCTAGCATTTAAAGAGATCACCATAGCTTCGCTCTGCCTTTCAGAATCAGCAACTGCCAACTTAGTTCTCTCAAGTTCTGCACTTACATTCTCTAATGCCTCATTGCTGGCATTTAAAGAGATCACCAAAGCTTCGCTCCGCCTTTCAGAATCAGCAACTGTCAACTTAGTTCGCTCAAGCTCTGCGTTTACATTTTCTAATGCCTCATTGCTAGCATTTAAAGAGCTCACCACAGCTTCGCTCTGCCTTTCAGAATCAGCAAGTATCAACTTAGTTCTCTCAAGCTCTGCATTTACATTCTCTAACGCCAAAATCTTCTGAACAAGATCTCTGTTCTCACCAGTAACATTTTGCACCTCAGCTTCAAATGCTGCAAGCTTTGATGATATCTCTTGGGTATTCGCGGCATATCGTTCTTCATTTTCTGAGCTGAGCTTAAGTTTATTGGTAATATCTTCAATTTCCAGCTGAAGCCTTGCAAGATGGCCCATGGAAGCATCTAGCTTATTTGCCATACCTTGTATATCAGATTCATATTTTAGCTTCACTTTTTCGTATTCCAATACCTTTTGAGCAAGAATGATATTTTCATCTAAAGTTCCCTTTAGCTTTTCTTCTAGCATTTGATTTTCCAAAGATAACTTATCTTGCAAAGAAGAGACAGTTCGTTCTAGATTACCCTTCAGTGAAAACTGAGAATCAAAATctgatttcaattttctcaactcCTCTTGAAGAGAACTAACTTCATGCTGAAGTCTACTTTTCTCTAGACTTTCCTGCCTTGACGAATTTTCCAGTTCAGTTCTCTCTACAGTGCTTAACTCATATTTTCTCTCGTAACCTTTGTATTCCAAGATTGAACGTTCATATTCTGAGACCTTTTGAGCAAGAAGACCATTTTCCTCAGAAAGAttctgtagcttctcttccagTACTTGAGTTTGCAAAGACTGAGAATCAAAATCTGCTTTCAAATTTCTCCACTCCTCATGAAGAGAACAAACTTCGTGCTGAAGTCTACTTTTCTCTAGACTTTCCTGCCTTGACGAATTCTCCAGTTCAGTTTTCTCTAGTGTGCTTATCTCATATTTTTTCTCGTAACCTTTATATTCCAAGATTGAACTTTCATATTCTGAGACTTTTTGAGCAAGAAGACCATTTTCATCAGAAAGAccctgtagcttctcttccaGTACTTGAGTTTGCAAAGCCAACTCGTCTTGTAGTGAAGATACTTTTTTTTCTAGATCCCCCTTGAAAGAAGACTGAATATCAAAATCTGTTTTCAAGTTTCTCAATTCATCATGGAGAAAAGTAACTTCATTTTGAAGGCTGTATTTATCCATATTTTCTTGCTTCAACAAGTTCAGTAGCTCGTTTTTTTCTGATGTGCAAACATCAAATTTACTTTCATAACTTCTGTATTCAATGATTAGACTTTCATAATCTGAGATCTTGTGAATAAGATCAGAATTCTCATCATAGACCCCCtgaaatttctcttccatcattagaTTATGAGAAGCTAGTTCGTTATACTTTCTGACACAATCAGCATTTATCTCCTTCTGGGCATTCACGTCATCTAGAGTGGCTTGCAGCCTTATCATCAGCAACTCATTGGACACAGTTGAGTGATCTAGCTGCTCAGCAAGTTCGCCCAGCTTCTGTTTCATGAGCTTGATTCCATTGGTAGATTCCTGCAAGGTTTCTTGTAAAACTTTTGAGAATATGTACAGATTTAAGTTCACCATATGCATTTCACCAAGTTCATCTTCTGCCTTTTGGTACAGTTCTTCCTGCAAGCGAAGCGATCTTTTCAGATCCACAAAATGTGTATCTCCACTCAAGAGCTGCTCATCTTCATTCTGGTCCTGGAATTGCAAGGGTTTGAGAGCATCAGATTTTGTAGAATCTACCCTTCTCTTAATATTTGTAATGGGAAGCTCAATCTTCGAATCCATCAACACATCCAGAGTATCCAGATTTCTTACTCCAGTTTTCTTCGGTAGGCATGAATCAATTGCTTCTGATTTCTCTTCCAGGTAGTCCTGATAACAATCTAAAGATGATTCTTTAAAGGCTTGTTTAATGAGGTTCTCATTAGTCTCAAACATTGATAAAACCTGGAAGGATAGCAATTCAAGATCCTTTTGTAACTGACCCACTGCAACAGAGTGATTCCAGCGAGCCTTTTTTAATGCTGTTTCTGAAGTGATTGCCCTTTCCTCAAGCTCCTTGTTAAGAGACACTAAGTCACGCTTGTCCTCAACAAACCTTACAAACTGTGTATTCATGTCTTGGTGCATTGCTTCCATTTGAGTTTTACAAGAAGAAATTGTGTAAAAGCAAGTAGAGTGCTCAGTTCTGAGACTCTGCAACTCTCCAAGCATTTGCTTCTGACTTTCCTCAAGCTCCTGAATGAGAGCTTCATAGTAGCACTCCATCTGATCCAATTTTTTGGTGAGGCTATCTCGCTCAAATTTGGACTCCTCCAACTCCTTTTGAAGTCCACTAATTTTAGCTTCAAATGCAATGGTTGTGACATAATGATCAGGCTCCTGAGACAGCTGAGGAGACCTCCCCGAGTACAAATCTGTGCCGATATTTAGCAGTCTGTTTCCAGAGATGAACTTCTCAGATTCCTCGAACC
This is a stretch of genomic DNA from Papaver somniferum cultivar HN1 chromosome 1, ASM357369v1, whole genome shotgun sequence. It encodes these proteins:
- the LOC113281868 gene encoding protein NETWORKED 1A-like, yielding MSRIAKWKLEKTKVKVVFRLQFHATNIPQTGWDKLFVSFVPADSLKATAKTSKASVRNGTCKWADPIYETTRLIQDTKSKQYEDKYYKLVVAMGSSRSGFLGEGIINLADYADASQPSAIALPLQGCNFATILHVAVQPLTSKTGFREFEQQRELRETGLQTTVQGDYNGSTANLASTGEMARDQVNGRVRFKSESKDLPALEEVEELNEDYADSATGIDVSSTTSGSLYADKHDSSTHEIDSLKSTTSGDLAGLSLNQSPNPDKGDHRNVGQGGNDWVHAWSSDYSMDNDLAAAYEENSRLKGSLDMAESSILELKLEVTSLQNLAKELGSKTLKFDKVLDAEVVSGKELAKEVSILKSECSKFKYDYEQLKDSRSSHHFTSGDIVAEDQALLFQTLHMGWLQGLLVMEENVRSIQNKGCHDYHGGDFRYLQPELESLEKVLHNLKQVTTQVPSSLDVKAAPADMKHSQAMRFEESEKFISGNRLLNIGTDLYSGRSPQLSQEPDHYVTTIAFEAKISGLQKELEESKFERDSLTKKLDQMECYYEALIQELEESQKQMLGELQSLRTEHSTCFYTISSCKTQMEAMHQDMNTQFVRFVEDKRDLVSLNKELEERAITSETALKKARWNHSVAVGQLQKDLELLSFQVLSMFETNENLIKQAFKESSLDCYQDYLEEKSEAIDSCLPKKTGVRNLDTLDVLMDSKIELPITNIKRRVDSTKSDALKPLQFQDQNEDEQLLSGDTHFVDLKRSLRLQEELYQKAEDELGEMHMVNLNLYIFSKVLQETLQESTNGIKLMKQKLGELAEQLDHSTVSNELLMIRLQATLDDVNAQKEINADCVRKYNELASHNLMMEEKFQGVYDENSDLIHKISDYESLIIEYRSYESKFDVCTSEKNELLNLLKQENMDKYSLQNEVTFLHDELRNLKTDFDIQSSFKGDLEKKVSSLQDELALQTQVLEEKLQGLSDENGLLAQKVSEYESSILEYKGYEKKYEISTLEKTELENSSRQESLEKSRLQHEVCSLHEEWRNLKADFDSQSLQTQVLEEKLQNLSEENGLLAQKVSEYERSILEYKGYERKYELSTVERTELENSSRQESLEKSRLQHEVSSLQEELRKLKSDFDSQFSLKGNLERTVSSLQDKLSLENQMLEEKLKGTLDENIILAQKVLEYEKVKLKYESDIQGMANKLDASMGHLARLQLEIEDITNKLKLSSENEERYAANTQEISSKLAAFEAEVQNVTGENRDLVQKILALENVNAELERTKLILADSERQSEAVVSSLNASNEALENVNAELERTKLTVADSERRSEALVISLNASNEALENVSAELERTKLAVADSERQSEAMVISLNASNEVSVKLKDQLKSAKENLGCMRDELLSDTTSRVELENKVADLSSQLSMKNDQLLSLDAHKSELLHLKQLVADIEHEKSRVCHLLLLSEESGRKADADVLSLQARVSDLECQLATLHGFAFAADIELVYTRSQFLSRTQELVQQLETLDSCYRELHIKHLAVLNTVNDRISSKAQYVEENAVLLSTLSSLRSELEATVVERKSLLDRIKAISEELENHKNRADIADSNVVECTSRHELEIAHLKQALLISQEEANVLLSSQEELDTTIIVIKSKLDEQHLQISLLEDELTQLRDQQKELTRRLSEQSLKTEEFKNLSIHLKELKDRAEAECVQAREKKEAEGQSVVAQESLRMVFMRDQCETKVQEMRKQILVSKKHGEEMLFKLQDALSEVENLKKVEASQIKRNEEQSVKILDLESELQRVLAEKREKVNAYDRMQAELECSLISLECCKEEKQKLEASLQECNEERYKITVELNSVKERLESLASSTILQEEGISKSVVDEDSCRELADASQVPVQDGVVSRSVVGISRQASAGQKGLLQNDAHHLALIDEHAKAQSIMSSMDNLHHELERMKNENLGSIHPHEQQHCQSIFQGLEREQLQLHKTNEELGIIFPLFSEFSSCGNALERVLALEMELAESLKTKKKSGFQSSFLKQHSDEEAIFQSFKDINDLIKDMLEIKGRYVTVETELKEMHDRYSQLSLQLAEVEGERQKLVMTLKNARSPKRLPYL